Proteins encoded together in one Gadus chalcogrammus isolate NIFS_2021 chromosome 18, NIFS_Gcha_1.0, whole genome shotgun sequence window:
- the LOC130371034 gene encoding sesquipedalian-1-like: MKIHKKILLHYQSCDSPVDKEGYLYKKGVRNSSYQKRWFVLKGNLLFYKERRSERELLGVLVLEGCSVQLCESDERFAFSVVWSESHVAGGRVYKLAAEDQSTQESWLKALLSANHAYLQLLLMDLEARYRELGGTSHPVPLKPAPYAPPGATASSCTAKQLLPAPPVPHNAAIRKSPKLWPKRNANVAPISGPAPPQREWLEFGLGHHEEFIELHTEFGKEVMELIAERLRHGREGEEAEADLIDFG, encoded by the exons ATGAAGATTCATAAGAAGATCCTGCTGCACTACCAGTCCTGCGACTCCCCGGTTGACAAGGAGGGTTACCTCTACAAGAAG GGGGTGCGCAACTCCTCCTATCAGAAGCGCTGGTTCGTCCTGAAGGGGAACCTGCTGTTCTACAAGGAGCGCCGGTCAGAGCGCGAGCTGCTGGGCGTTCTGGTGCTGGAGGGCTGCAGCGTGCAGCTCTGCGAGTCGGACGAGCGCTTTGCCTTCTCCGTGGTCTGGAGCGAGTCTCACGTGGCCGGCGGCCGCGTGTACAAGCTCGCCGCCGAGGACCAGTCCACCCAGGAGAGCTGGCTCAAAGCCCTGCTCTCGGCCAACCACGCCTACCTGCAGCTCCTGCTGATGGACCTGGAGGCTCGCTATCGGG agctaGGCGGGACGTCCCATCCCGTCCCCCTCAAACCGGCGCCCTACGCCCCTCCGGGTGCTACAGCTTCCTCTTGCACGGCCAAACAACTCCTCCCGGCCCCTCCCGTCCCCCACAATGCAGCAATCAGGAAGTCTCCGAAACTGTGGCCAAAGAGAAATGCAAATGTGGCGCCCATATCTGGGCCCGCCCCGCCTCAGAGGGAGTGGCTAGAGTTTGGGTTGGGACACCATGAGGAATTTATTGAATTACACACCGAGTTTGGAAAGGAGGTCATGGAGCTGATCGCTGAGCGGCTGAGACATGGacgggaaggggaggaggcCGAGGCAGATCTGATTGATTTTGGATGA
- the mylpfb gene encoding myosin regulatory light chain 2, skeletal muscle, with translation MAPKKAKRRQQQGEGGGSSNVFSMFEQSQIQEYKEAFTIIDQNRDGIISKDDLRDVLATMGQLNVKNEELEAMVKEASGPINFTVFLTMFGEKLKGADPEDVIVSAFKVLDPEATGSIKKEMIEELLTTQCDRFTAEEMTNLWAAFPPDVAGNVDYKNICYVITHGEDKEEEE, from the exons ATG GCACCCAAGAAGGCTAAGAGGAGGCAGCAGCAGGGCGAGGGCGGCGGTTCCTCCAATGTGTTCTCCATGTTTGAGCAGAGCCAGATCCAGGAGTACAAGGAG GCATTCACAATCATCGACCAGAACAGAGATGGCATCATCTCCAAGGATGATCTGCGCGACGTCTTGGCCACCATGGGCCAGCTGAACGTGAAGAATGAGGAGCTTGAGGCCATGGTGAAGGAGGCCAGCGGCCCCATCAACTTCACCGTCTTCCTCACCATGTTCGGAGAGAAGCTGaagg GTGCGGATCCCGAGGACGTCATCGTGAGCGCCTTCAAGGTCCTCGACCCAGAGGCCACCGGAAGCATCAAGAAGGAGAT gATCGAGGAGCTGCTGACCACCCAGTGTGACAGGTTTACCGCTGAGGAG atgacCAACCTTTGGGCCGCCTTCCCCCCAGATGTGGCCGGCAACGTCGACTACAAGAACATCTGCTACGTCATCACCCACGGAGAGgacaaggaagaggaggaatag
- the pgap3 gene encoding post-GPI attachment to proteins factor 3, producing the protein MFPVRTSLFLLPLLLLLLSAVNVHSSQGDKEPVYRDCVKQCVRTNCTGARLRGFESRQPPYMALTGWRCGDDCRYQCMWTTVGLYQAEGYRIPQFHGKWPFARFLCFEEPVSALASLLNGVACLLMMLRYRGTVPRQSPMYPTITAFSLVSLNAWFWSTVFHTRDTYLTEKMDYFCASAVILYSIYLCCVRTLGLKRPVVSSLVGALLILVFTAHVSYLTFVSFDYGYNMAANATIGIVNLLWWLCWCWQNRRTLPYWWKCGVVVLLLHGLALLELLDFPPLLWALDAHAVWHLSTVPVHFLFYSFLIDDSLHLLNTEKIGVKLE; encoded by the exons ATGTTCCCCGTCCGGACCAGCCTATTTCTCctcccgctgctgctgctcctgttgTCCGCGGTCAACGTGCACTCTTCCCAGGGCGACAAGGAGCCGGTGTACCGGGACTGTGTCAAGCAATGCGTCCGTACCAACTGCACCGGAGCTCGGCTGCGGGGCTTCGAGTCAAGGCAGCCGCCGTACATGGCGCTGACAG GATGGAGGTGTGGTGATGACTGTCGGTACCAGTGCATGTGGACGACCGTGGGTCTTTACCAGGCCGAGGGGTACCGGATCCCCCAGTTCCACGGAAAG TGGCCCTTTGCTCGCTTCCTGTGTTTCGAGGAGCCTGTCTCTGCGCTAGCGTCTCTGCTGAACGGCGTGGCCTGTCTCCTCATGATGCTACGCTACCGCGGCACTGTGCCTCGCCAGAGCCCCATGTACCCCACCATCACAGCCTTCTCTCTG GTGTCTCTGAACGCCTGGTTTTGGTCGACTGTCTTCCACACCAGAGACACCTACCTCACTGAG AAAATGGATTATTTCTGTGCATCTGCCGTCATTCTGTACTCCATATACCTGTGCTGCGTCAG GACTCTGGGTTTGAAGCGTCCGGTCGTCTCCAGCCTGGTGGGCGCGCTGCTCATTCTCGTCTTCACCGCCCACGTCTCCTACCTGACCTTCGTCAGCTTCGACTACGGATACAACATGGCCGCAAACGCAACCATCG GCATAGTGAACCTGCTGTGGTGGCTGTGCTGGTGCTGGCAGAACCGGCGAACCCTACCCTACTGGTGGAAGTGTGGTGTGGTGGTACTGTTGCTCCATGGCCTGGCACtcctggagctgctggactTCCCCCCGCTGCTCTGGGCTCTGGATGCCCACGCCGTCTGGCACCTCAGCACCGTGCCCGTTCACTTCCTGTTCTACAG TTTCCTGATAGACGACAGCCTGCACCTCCTCAACACAGAGAAGATCGGAGTCAAGCTGGAGTAG